Proteins encoded by one window of Salvia splendens isolate huo1 chromosome 14, SspV2, whole genome shotgun sequence:
- the LOC121766057 gene encoding transcription factor MYB17-like — MGRAPCCDKKGLKKGPWTPEEDDKLVEYINKHGQGSWRSLPKLAGLLRCGKSCRLRWTNYLRPDIKRGPFTPEEEKLVIQLHGILGNRWAAIASQLAGRTDNEIKNLWNTHLKKRLLKIGEPSLASTRHMAQWETARLEAEARLSKESSLLLNPPRPGPGAPEGDFFLRLWNSEVGATFRKETSGSTRSPSCSSTKCSTLSEATVKVEPESEYKSGKLGGERDGGAGSGSCSSSNEMEEEDSSESALQLLLDFPANNDMSFLSQPDCYGNFF; from the exons ATGGGAAGGGCTCCATGTTGTGATAAGAAGGGGTTGAAAAAGGGGCCATGGACTCCTGAGGAAGATGACAAATTGGTGGAATATATCAACAAACATGGCCAAGGAAGTTGGAGATCTCTCCCCAAGCTTGCAG GCCTTCTCCGTTGCGGAAAGAGCTGCCGCCTGCGGTGGACCAATTATCTGAGGCCGGACATCAAACGAGGCCCCTTCACTCCGGAGGAGGAGAAGCTCGTCATTCAGTTACACGGCATTCTCGGAAACAG GTGGGCCGCGATCGCGTCCCAGCTCGCGGGCAGGACAGACAACGAGATCAAGAACCTATGGAACACGCATCTGAAGAAGCGTCTTCTCAAGATCGGCGAGCCGTCTCTCGCCTCGACACGCCACATGGCGCAGTGGGAGACCGCGCGCCTCGAGGCGGAGGCGCGCCTCTCCAAGGAGTCCTCGCTCCTCCTGAATCCCCCGAGGCCGGGCCCAGGAGCTCCAGAGGGGGACTTCTTCCTGCGCCTCTGGAACTCCGAGGTCGGGGCGACCTTCCGGAAGGAAACTTCCGGAAGCACGCGCAGCCCGTCTTGTTCGTCCACCAAGTGCAGCACCTTGTCCGAGGCAACCGTGAAGGTGGAGCCCGAGTCCGAGTACAAGAGCGGCAAATTGGGGGGCGAACGAGATGGAGGCGCGGGGTCGGGATCGTGCAGCAGCAGCAAtgagatggaggaggaggaCTCGTCGGAGTCGGCGTTGCAGCTGCTTTTGGATTTTCCGGCAAACAATGATATGAGCTTTCTGAGCCAACCTGATTGCTATGGCAATTTCTTCTAG